One Saccharospirillaceae bacterium DNA window includes the following coding sequences:
- a CDS encoding response regulator, with amino-acid sequence MLSQGDSSYLEEKRGSILIVDDEEPICHALKRLFRRHFHVEVATSGDEALQLLSEKSYDLMISDMRMPRMNGAELLKICYQKWPEMIRILLTGFSELESAISAINEGHIYRYVTKPWDNDELRLLVTEALDLRDLKSTNQSLNAHIVEQNKELERLNTELKEKYQEKSDQVGETEGKLQKAYRSLHQEFHGIVHILVGMIEARLGEDEGSTEQLARLAKSFAQCGGLQGEAIQDIYYAALLKNFGKVSLPDSVVNRSLTQLSTSEKRELERFGINGQTSLMMLEPLQNAANIIRSHTEWYNGRGFPDRLAAEAIPRESRMLKIVSDYAELQSEPNFLGRKLSAADAQTYLLKMSGQRYDRELVTVFMETLTGFDGGLISNTERIPITDARAGMVLVDHLISPAGVVLLSADTQLNQRHVDKLQMLARQFEGHQILLHIHRSENSGSPV; translated from the coding sequence ATGTTAAGTCAGGGAGATAGTTCTTACCTGGAAGAAAAGCGAGGCAGTATCTTAATCGTTGATGATGAGGAACCGATCTGTCATGCATTGAAGCGTTTATTCCGTCGCCACTTTCATGTTGAAGTAGCCACCAGTGGTGATGAGGCGTTGCAATTACTCTCTGAGAAAAGTTACGACCTGATGATTTCTGATATGCGCATGCCGAGAATGAATGGCGCTGAATTATTAAAAATCTGTTATCAGAAATGGCCGGAGATGATCCGTATTCTATTAACCGGCTTTTCGGAACTTGAATCGGCTATCAGCGCGATTAATGAAGGACATATTTATCGCTATGTAACCAAACCATGGGATAACGATGAACTGCGGTTACTGGTCACTGAGGCATTAGACCTGCGTGATCTTAAATCCACCAATCAATCATTAAACGCACACATTGTTGAACAGAATAAAGAGCTGGAGCGTCTTAATACTGAACTGAAAGAGAAATATCAGGAGAAATCTGATCAGGTAGGTGAAACCGAGGGAAAACTGCAAAAAGCATATCGCAGTCTGCACCAGGAGTTTCACGGCATAGTGCATATTCTGGTGGGCATGATTGAAGCGCGATTGGGGGAGGACGAGGGCAGTACTGAGCAACTCGCCCGCCTGGCAAAAAGTTTTGCACAATGTGGTGGTCTGCAGGGTGAAGCGATTCAGGATATTTATTACGCCGCTTTGCTAAAGAACTTTGGCAAAGTCAGTTTGCCGGACTCTGTGGTGAACAGATCCCTGACTCAGCTGAGCACCAGCGAAAAGCGAGAGCTCGAGCGCTTTGGCATTAACGGACAAACATCACTGATGATGCTCGAACCGTTACAGAATGCAGCCAATATTATTCGCTCTCACACCGAATGGTATAACGGTCGTGGTTTTCCGGATCGGCTTGCAGCAGAGGCGATTCCCAGAGAATCCCGAATGCTGAAGATCGTTAGTGACTACGCCGAATTGCAGAGTGAACCCAATTTTCTCGGGCGGAAATTATCGGCTGCAGACGCCCAGACGTACTTACTGAAAATGTCAGGTCAGCGTTATGATCGCGAGCTGGTCACTGTTTTTATGGAAACACTGACGGGTTTTGACGGCGGTTTAATATCCAATACGGAGCGCATTCCCATTACCGATGCCCGCGCAGGCATGGTACTGGTGGATCATCTGATCAGCCCGGCGGGAGTGGTGTTACTTTCGGCTGATACGCAGCTTAACCAGCGTCATGTGGATAAACTGCAGATGCTGGCGCGTCAATTTGAGGGACATCAGATTCTGTTGCATATTCATCGCAGCGAAAACTCGGGGTCACCGGTCTGA
- a CDS encoding PstS family phosphate ABC transporter substrate-binding protein, which produces MKKVLLTGAAVMAAALSTTAQAERDYISIVGSSTVYPFSTVVAERFGKSTDFRTPKVESTGSGGGLKLFCSGVGDATPDITNASRAIKGSEIKLCAKNGVTDIVEVKVGYDGIVLANTKAADRMELTRKDIFLALAKNVPNPDGSETLVENPYKTWKDVNPALPNRKIEVLGPPPTSGTRDAFVELAMEGGCKKVPFIKAIKKQDKKKFKAICHGMREDGSYVEAGENDNLIVQKLVANPKALGIFGFSFLEQNSDKVQGSKVDGQLPTFDAISEGDYPVSRSLFFYVKKAHVGVIPGIEEYLAEFTSERAMGEDGYLADKGMIPMMDEERAEVVSNVKNLKPIAAK; this is translated from the coding sequence ATGAAAAAAGTACTGTTGACTGGCGCCGCTGTAATGGCAGCTGCACTGAGCACTACCGCTCAGGCTGAACGTGATTACATCAGCATTGTTGGTTCTTCAACTGTATACCCGTTCTCAACCGTTGTTGCTGAGCGTTTTGGTAAGTCGACTGACTTCCGTACGCCTAAGGTTGAATCAACCGGTTCTGGCGGTGGTCTGAAGCTGTTCTGCTCTGGTGTGGGTGATGCAACTCCGGATATCACTAACGCTTCTCGTGCTATTAAAGGTTCTGAGATCAAGCTGTGTGCAAAGAACGGCGTTACTGACATTGTTGAAGTAAAAGTTGGCTACGACGGTATCGTTCTGGCAAACACCAAAGCGGCTGATCGTATGGAACTGACCCGTAAGGACATCTTCCTGGCGCTTGCGAAAAACGTTCCAAACCCAGACGGTTCTGAAACTCTGGTTGAAAACCCATATAAGACCTGGAAAGACGTAAACCCAGCTCTGCCAAACCGCAAAATCGAAGTATTAGGTCCGCCACCAACGTCCGGTACCCGTGACGCATTTGTTGAACTGGCAATGGAAGGTGGCTGTAAGAAAGTTCCTTTCATCAAGGCGATCAAAAAGCAGGATAAGAAGAAGTTCAAAGCCATCTGTCACGGCATGCGTGAAGACGGTTCTTATGTTGAAGCCGGTGAAAACGACAACCTGATCGTTCAGAAGCTGGTTGCTAACCCGAAAGCGCTGGGCATCTTTGGCTTCAGCTTCCTGGAGCAAAACTCTGACAAAGTACAGGGTTCTAAAGTTGACGGTCAGCTGCCTACTTTCGACGCGATCTCTGAAGGTGACTACCCGGTTAGCCGTTCATTGTTCTTCTACGTTAAGAAGGCACACGTTGGCGTGATTCCTGGTATCGAAGAGTACCTGGCTGAGTTCACTTCTGAGCGTGCGATGGGTGAAGATGGCTACCTGGCAGACAAAGGCATGATCCCGATGATGGATGAAGAGCGCGCCGAAGTGGTTTCAAACGTGAAAAATCTGAAACCAATTGCTGCTAAATAA
- a CDS encoding zinc metallopeptidase produces the protein MLLFILFLTLLLILSLPGIWVQYVLKKHSGVRDDFPGSGGEMATHLLTKLGIDNVSVEETDQGDHYDPQSRAVRLTKDKLDAKSLTAVVVAAHEVGHALQHHKKETLFQTRTWLAHIAYWAQKTAPLALVVAPVLVSVAPGASRWALLAAVGAMLLGTLMHFLTLPVEWDASFNKALPLLEEGKYFNPQDMQSARQILRAAAFTYVAGSLASLLNIWRWLRYLRR, from the coding sequence ATGTTGCTGTTTATTTTATTCCTGACATTGCTGCTGATCCTGAGCTTACCGGGTATCTGGGTGCAATATGTATTGAAGAAACACAGTGGTGTGCGTGATGACTTTCCCGGTAGTGGCGGTGAAATGGCCACCCATTTGCTGACTAAGTTGGGGATCGACAACGTCAGTGTCGAGGAAACCGATCAGGGGGACCATTATGACCCGCAAAGTCGGGCTGTGCGACTGACCAAAGATAAGCTGGACGCCAAAAGTCTGACCGCGGTTGTTGTTGCTGCTCATGAAGTGGGCCACGCACTGCAGCACCATAAAAAAGAAACCCTGTTCCAAACCCGAACATGGCTGGCTCATATTGCTTATTGGGCACAAAAAACGGCGCCATTGGCGCTGGTGGTTGCGCCAGTCTTGGTCAGTGTTGCTCCGGGTGCATCCCGTTGGGCGTTATTGGCTGCGGTGGGTGCAATGCTGTTGGGTACCCTGATGCATTTTCTTACGTTACCAGTGGAATGGGATGCCAGCTTTAACAAGGCCCTGCCTTTGCTGGAAGAAGGGAAATACTTTAACCCGCAGGACATGCAATCTGCTCGTCAGATTCTGCGTGCGGCGGCCTTCACTTATGTCGCCGGATCGTTAGCCAGCCTATTGAATATCTGGCGCTGGTTACGTTATCTGCGGCGTTAG
- the pstC gene encoding phosphate ABC transporter permease subunit PstC — protein MNYSSLLIAILIFFGGAYLLGRNRARAIANQGGSLHSLPTHYGALMALWTGLPALILLIMWSLLQGPVIDGLLVAQLPQNIQQGTPTDIQLALSKVHNLATGAGVTADATLEPAVQHLLALEERTRLLNAGAVVMLALLGLGVSWRRIKPEMRARTEVESIVSILLLSSSGVAVLTTVGILASVLYEAWMFFQKVNAIEFLFGTTWSPQVALRADQSGSSGSFGAVPLFAGTLLISLIAMIIAVPVGLMSAIYLSEYATETVRKYAKPALEVLAGIPTVVYGFFAALTVAPVIRNLGESMGLAVSSESALAAGLVMGVMIIPFVSSLSDDVINAVPQSLRDGSYGLGATRSETVRQVVIPAALPGIVGAIMLAVSRAIGETMIVAMAAGLAANLTANPLDSVTTVTVQIVTLLVGDQEFDSPKTLAAFALGLVLFLVTLALNFFALKVVQKYREQYD, from the coding sequence ATGAACTACAGTAGCTTGCTAATTGCGATTCTGATTTTCTTCGGTGGGGCCTATTTATTAGGTCGCAACCGGGCACGAGCAATCGCAAACCAGGGCGGCAGCCTGCACTCTCTGCCAACCCACTATGGTGCCCTGATGGCACTCTGGACGGGTCTCCCGGCTCTAATCCTGCTGATTATGTGGAGTCTGTTACAGGGGCCGGTAATTGATGGTTTGTTGGTTGCCCAGCTGCCACAAAACATTCAGCAAGGAACGCCAACCGATATTCAACTGGCGCTGAGTAAAGTTCATAACCTGGCAACGGGCGCAGGTGTAACGGCCGATGCCACGCTGGAACCTGCGGTTCAGCATCTGCTGGCACTGGAAGAGCGTACCCGGTTACTGAACGCGGGTGCGGTCGTGATGTTGGCGCTGTTAGGCCTGGGGGTCAGCTGGCGCCGGATTAAGCCAGAAATGCGCGCCCGTACCGAAGTGGAAAGCATTGTCAGCATCCTGCTGCTGTCCAGTTCAGGTGTGGCGGTATTGACCACGGTGGGTATTCTGGCTTCGGTATTGTATGAAGCCTGGATGTTTTTCCAGAAAGTTAACGCGATTGAATTCCTGTTTGGCACTACCTGGTCGCCACAGGTGGCTCTGCGTGCCGATCAATCCGGCTCTTCTGGCAGCTTTGGTGCGGTACCACTGTTTGCCGGTACGCTATTAATCTCCCTGATCGCGATGATCATCGCGGTACCGGTTGGTCTGATGTCGGCTATTTATCTGTCGGAATACGCGACTGAAACCGTGCGTAAATACGCCAAACCTGCATTGGAAGTACTGGCCGGTATTCCAACCGTTGTGTATGGCTTCTTCGCTGCTTTAACCGTGGCACCTGTGATTCGTAACCTGGGTGAAAGCATGGGTCTGGCAGTTTCGTCTGAAAGTGCGCTGGCTGCTGGCCTGGTAATGGGTGTAATGATTATTCCGTTTGTATCGTCATTGTCGGATGACGTGATTAACGCGGTGCCACAATCGTTACGTGATGGCAGTTACGGTCTGGGTGCTACCCGCAGCGAAACTGTGCGCCAGGTGGTTATCCCGGCAGCTCTGCCGGGTATTGTTGGTGCCATTATGCTGGCCGTGTCTCGTGCCATTGGTGAAACCATGATTGTGGCCATGGCCGCTGGTCTGGCAGCTAATCTGACGGCAAACCCACTCGACAGTGTGACCACCGTAACCGTACAGATCGTAACTCTGCTGGTGGGCGATCAGGAGTTTGACTCTCCGAAAACCCTCGCCGCCTTCGCTCTGGGCTTAGTGCTGTTCCTGGTGACTCTGGCACTGAACTTCTTCGCCCTGAAAGTTGTACAGAAATATCGAGAGCAATATGACTAA
- a CDS encoding HAMP domain-containing histidine kinase translates to MAWRTHTANFLLTIVFGVIAYTLLAAVEYSRNQHIADHLLEQIHSRALQDFYELASHVREQLNTEELHLPANLESFVSQRLTHEAWQLKIDLDNLELNVIPASSQNGTLDMQFSSSVGSQRLVFDAEAWIQALCDDLGYGDIPFSLQYRDQPIFQLSENNFRDLYRQDEFIFTDLSLLFDRQVLITKMSLGMYTGMSAIIASLLMWMMLSLLHKKKTELVTTEQTLLDAQHELQETNHILSHQMKVAAENQKEFLKKNYELQDLNHSLERSKNQVQFSERLVNLGEVSAGIIHEINNPVAYIGSNLRELEADIRTLRDFINTLDKASDHLEIRSEFYQQLLASYQALNVQEAMAEAPLRLEDCLTGIERVRKIIQDMKRLSGSGTCDKTLSNINDDIDSVINIASSRIKGGIELKTFLIDLPDLYCNSSQISQVLTNIIINAIQALEDDGGEICLSERIEGNSVVLEISDNGPGMCAEVANQVFEPFFTTKDAENGTGMGLALCYKLVAEHGGWINLETSPGNGSCFSVHLPMEQEGSETC, encoded by the coding sequence TTGGCATGGCGAACACATACAGCTAATTTTCTCTTAACGATTGTATTTGGCGTGATTGCTTATACGTTGCTGGCGGCGGTCGAATACAGCCGCAATCAGCATATTGCTGATCATTTGCTGGAGCAGATCCACAGTCGTGCACTGCAGGATTTTTATGAACTGGCCAGTCATGTGCGTGAGCAGCTGAATACTGAAGAACTGCATTTACCCGCCAATCTCGAATCCTTTGTTTCTCAGCGACTGACCCATGAAGCCTGGCAGCTTAAGATTGACCTCGATAATCTGGAGCTGAATGTGATTCCGGCGTCGAGTCAAAATGGCACGTTGGATATGCAGTTCAGTTCCTCCGTTGGCAGTCAGCGACTGGTCTTTGATGCGGAGGCCTGGATTCAGGCACTGTGCGATGATCTGGGCTACGGCGATATCCCATTTTCTCTGCAATATCGTGATCAGCCGATCTTTCAGTTATCCGAAAACAACTTCCGTGACCTTTACCGCCAGGATGAGTTTATTTTTACCGATCTGTCGTTACTGTTTGATCGTCAGGTGCTGATTACAAAAATGTCGTTGGGTATGTACACCGGAATGTCTGCCATTATCGCCAGTTTGCTGATGTGGATGATGTTGTCGCTGTTGCACAAAAAGAAAACGGAATTAGTGACGACTGAGCAGACGTTGCTGGATGCTCAGCATGAGTTGCAGGAAACGAATCATATTTTGTCGCATCAGATGAAGGTAGCTGCCGAAAACCAGAAAGAGTTTCTGAAAAAGAATTATGAATTACAGGATCTCAATCATTCGCTGGAGCGCAGTAAAAATCAGGTTCAGTTTTCCGAACGGCTGGTTAATCTGGGTGAGGTCTCGGCCGGGATTATCCATGAAATCAACAACCCTGTGGCTTATATCGGCAGTAATCTGCGTGAACTGGAAGCGGATATCCGAACGTTGCGCGATTTTATTAATACACTCGATAAAGCATCGGACCATCTTGAGATTCGCTCGGAATTTTATCAGCAGCTACTCGCTTCCTATCAGGCATTAAACGTCCAGGAGGCGATGGCAGAGGCGCCACTGCGTTTGGAAGATTGTCTTACGGGTATTGAGCGGGTACGGAAGATTATCCAGGATATGAAGCGTCTGAGCGGCAGTGGTACTTGTGATAAAACACTGAGTAACATAAATGACGATATTGATAGTGTAATTAATATAGCTTCGAGCCGGATCAAAGGTGGTATCGAACTGAAAACGTTCCTGATCGACTTGCCGGATCTGTATTGTAATTCCTCTCAGATATCTCAGGTTCTGACCAATATCATCATTAATGCCATTCAGGCGCTTGAAGATGACGGCGGCGAAATATGTTTGTCGGAACGAATCGAGGGCAATAGTGTTGTGCTGGAAATCTCAGATAATGGTCCGGGGATGTGTGCAGAGGTTGCTAATCAGGTATTCGAACCTTTTTTCACCACGAAAGACGCAGAGAATGGTACCGGAATGGGTCTGGCATTGTGCTATAAATTGGTTGCTGAGCACGGTGGCTGGATTAATCTGGAAACCTCGCCGGGCAACGGTTCCTGTTTCAGCGTTCACTTACCTATGGAACAAGAAGGAAGCGAAACATGTTAA
- the dxs gene encoding 1-deoxy-D-xylulose-5-phosphate synthase, whose translation MFTEIPSSRPSTPLLDTVDVPSDLRALTVEQLPQLCSELREYLLYSVGQSGGHFGAGLGVVELTAALHYVFDTPNDKLVWDVGHQAYPHKILTGRREQMTKIRAEDGPAAFPLRSESEYDTFGVGHSSTSISAAMGMSLAMAAQGKDNQAVAIIGDGAMTAGMAFEALNHAGHEKSDLLVILNDNDMAISDNVGALNKYFTRLWSSQTYNTLREGGKKVLGKLPAGWELARKTEEHMKAMVAPGIIFEELGFNYYGPVDGHDTEELVHTLENLKKLPGPKFLHVVTKKGKGFAPAENDQIKYHALKKLNAVSGGVSKPTYSNVFGRWLCDMAERDELLMGITPAMREGSDMIRFSELYPQRYFDVAIAEQHAVTLAAGLACEGAKPVVAIYSTFLQRAYDQLIHDVALQNLDVLFAIDRAGLVGEDGPTHHGAYDLSYLRCIPNMVVMTPSDEDECRQMLYTGYCHQGPAAVRYPRGSGMGVVPDSDMIELELGKGFIRRQSQAEAGQRVALLVFGAPMQAALQAGEQKDVTIADMRFVKPLDKALIQQLASEHDLLITLEENALAGGAGSAVLEYMASEQIQTPCKSLGIADSYVEHAAPATQQARCGLDTASILHAIEQFL comes from the coding sequence ATGTTTACTGAGATTCCAAGCTCCAGACCGTCTACGCCGTTGCTCGACACTGTTGATGTGCCGTCTGACCTGCGTGCTTTGACTGTTGAGCAACTGCCCCAGTTGTGTTCTGAGTTGCGTGAATACTTACTCTACAGTGTTGGCCAGTCCGGTGGTCACTTCGGCGCAGGTTTGGGGGTTGTGGAGTTAACCGCAGCGCTGCACTACGTATTTGATACCCCCAACGACAAACTGGTGTGGGATGTTGGTCACCAGGCTTATCCACACAAGATTCTGACCGGTCGTCGTGAACAGATGACCAAAATCCGTGCAGAAGACGGTCCGGCAGCTTTTCCGCTGCGCAGTGAAAGTGAATACGATACCTTCGGTGTTGGTCATTCCAGTACGTCCATCAGTGCCGCTATGGGCATGAGCCTGGCGATGGCTGCTCAGGGGAAAGACAACCAGGCCGTTGCGATTATTGGTGATGGCGCAATGACGGCTGGTATGGCATTTGAAGCGTTAAACCACGCCGGTCATGAGAAGTCGGATTTACTGGTGATTCTCAATGACAACGATATGGCTATTTCCGATAACGTTGGCGCACTGAATAAATATTTCACCCGTTTGTGGTCGAGTCAGACATACAATACGCTGCGTGAAGGCGGCAAAAAGGTACTGGGTAAACTCCCGGCTGGCTGGGAGCTTGCCCGTAAAACCGAAGAACACATGAAAGCCATGGTTGCTCCGGGAATTATCTTTGAGGAGCTGGGCTTCAACTATTACGGCCCTGTTGACGGTCACGACACCGAAGAGCTGGTGCATACGCTCGAAAATCTGAAAAAGTTGCCTGGGCCGAAATTCCTGCATGTGGTTACCAAAAAAGGTAAAGGCTTCGCTCCGGCAGAGAATGATCAGATTAAATACCACGCACTGAAGAAGCTGAACGCGGTCAGTGGTGGAGTCAGTAAGCCCACTTATTCCAATGTTTTCGGACGTTGGTTATGCGATATGGCAGAACGCGATGAGCTTCTGATGGGGATCACCCCAGCGATGCGCGAAGGCTCGGACATGATCCGCTTTTCCGAACTGTACCCACAACGCTATTTCGATGTTGCCATTGCTGAACAGCATGCTGTCACACTTGCGGCAGGTCTGGCGTGTGAAGGCGCTAAACCCGTGGTTGCGATTTATTCGACCTTCCTGCAACGGGCATACGATCAGCTGATCCATGACGTTGCGCTGCAAAACCTGGATGTTTTATTCGCTATCGATCGTGCTGGTTTGGTCGGTGAAGATGGTCCAACCCACCACGGAGCCTATGATCTCAGTTACCTCCGTTGTATTCCCAATATGGTGGTGATGACACCATCGGATGAAGACGAATGCCGTCAGATGCTGTATACCGGTTACTGCCATCAGGGTCCGGCTGCGGTGCGTTATCCGCGTGGTTCTGGTATGGGTGTTGTACCCGACAGTGACATGATTGAGCTGGAACTGGGGAAAGGTTTTATCCGTCGCCAGTCTCAGGCTGAAGCCGGACAACGGGTAGCATTGCTGGTCTTCGGTGCGCCGATGCAGGCAGCGCTTCAGGCGGGCGAGCAAAAAGACGTCACCATCGCGGATATGCGTTTTGTGAAGCCCCTTGATAAGGCTCTGATTCAGCAGCTTGCCAGCGAACACGATCTGTTAATCACTCTGGAAGAGAACGCACTGGCGGGTGGTGCCGGCAGTGCTGTGTTGGAATACATGGCCAGTGAACAGATCCAAACGCCGTGCAAGAGCCTGGGCATTGCTGATTCGTACGTTGAACATGCTGCCCCTGCCACCCAGCAGGCCCGCTGTGGCCTGGACACGGCGTCTATTTTGCACGCAATTGAGCAGTTTCTCTGA
- the pstA gene encoding phosphate ABC transporter permease PstA, translating to MTNQTHSSLSTREKVEKSMAKRRAAETRFRVYGMASILFGLLCLVVLFGDILSKGTSAFSQTVVKQTIMLDADYLGLTAQSTDKEIRRANFEGLIKKHLKKSYKPKGRKARRALYGMISAGAAWQLMEAVQADRELLDSELTIALLADDAVDQWFKHDRDRGYNDQFSEFQLSVLNSWVESGDLYTRFNKLFFTNGDSREPELAGIHGAIKGTLLTLLVTFLLSFPIGVAAAIYLEEFAPRNRLTELVEININNLAAVPSITFGLLGLAIFINMFGVARSTPLVGGLVLTLMTLPTIIISGRAAIKAVPPSIREAAFGLGASKMQVVFHHVLPLALPGMLTGAIIGMAQALGETAPLLMIGMIAFVVDVPGFINDPSTVLPVQIFLWSDSPERAFMERTSGAIIVLLGFLIVMNTAAVWLRRRLERRW from the coding sequence ATGACTAATCAAACTCACTCAAGTCTTTCGACACGCGAAAAAGTAGAAAAAAGCATGGCGAAGCGCCGTGCGGCAGAAACGCGTTTCCGTGTTTATGGTATGGCCTCGATTTTGTTTGGCCTGTTGTGTCTGGTGGTGTTATTTGGCGATATTCTGTCAAAAGGCACCTCAGCTTTCAGTCAGACGGTGGTTAAACAAACCATCATGCTGGATGCGGACTATCTGGGTCTGACGGCGCAGTCGACGGATAAAGAAATCCGCCGCGCTAACTTTGAAGGTCTGATTAAAAAGCACCTGAAAAAGTCTTATAAGCCAAAAGGTCGTAAAGCCCGCCGTGCGCTGTATGGCATGATCAGTGCCGGTGCCGCCTGGCAACTGATGGAAGCGGTGCAGGCCGATCGTGAATTACTCGATAGCGAGTTGACCATTGCGTTGCTGGCGGATGATGCCGTTGACCAGTGGTTTAAGCACGATCGTGACCGTGGTTACAATGACCAGTTTTCTGAATTCCAGCTCAGCGTATTAAACAGCTGGGTTGAAAGCGGTGATTTATATACCCGCTTCAACAAACTGTTTTTCACCAATGGCGATTCACGTGAGCCTGAGCTGGCCGGTATTCACGGTGCTATTAAGGGTACCTTGCTGACGTTGCTGGTGACCTTCTTGCTGTCCTTCCCGATTGGTGTGGCAGCGGCGATTTATCTGGAAGAGTTTGCCCCGCGTAATCGTTTAACCGAGCTGGTGGAAATCAACATTAACAACCTGGCGGCGGTACCTTCGATTACCTTTGGTCTGTTAGGTCTGGCGATCTTTATCAATATGTTTGGAGTGGCGCGTTCTACCCCTCTGGTGGGTGGTTTAGTATTAACTCTGATGACGTTGCCAACCATTATTATTTCTGGTCGTGCGGCGATTAAAGCGGTACCACCAAGTATCCGCGAAGCTGCGTTTGGCCTGGGTGCATCAAAAATGCAGGTGGTTTTCCATCACGTGTTACCACTGGCACTGCCGGGTATGTTAACCGGTGCCATTATTGGTATGGCTCAGGCACTGGGTGAAACCGCACCGCTACTGATGATTGGTATGATTGCTTTTGTTGTTGACGTACCGGGTTTTATTAACGATCCGTCTACCGTATTACCGGTACAGATTTTCCTTTGGTCAGACAGCCCAGAGCGTGCCTTTATGGAACGTACCTCCGGCGCCATTATCGTGCTGTTAGGCTTCCTGATTGTGATGAACACCGCAGCGGTTTGGTTACGCCGCCGTCTGGAGCGTCGCTGGTAA
- the pstB gene encoding phosphate ABC transporter ATP-binding protein PstB, which translates to MSIIENHQTNGTPFSDNAKLRARDVQVFYGEKQAIYDVSLDIGANEVIALIGPSGCGKSTFLRCLNRMNDTIDICNINGQILLDGENIYDPKVDVVPLRARVGMVFQKPNPFPKSIYDNIAYGPRIHGLANSRVDLDEIVEKSLQRAGLWNEVKDRLHAPGTGLSGGQQQRLCIARTIAVDPEVILMDEPCSALDPIATAKIEELIDELRENYTIAIVTHSMQQAARVSQRTAYFHMGQLIEVNPTDQVFTTPQHSLTEAYITGRFG; encoded by the coding sequence ATGAGCATCATTGAAAACCACCAAACCAATGGAACGCCGTTTTCTGACAATGCCAAACTGCGCGCCCGCGACGTTCAGGTGTTTTATGGCGAGAAACAAGCCATTTATGACGTAAGCCTGGATATCGGTGCGAATGAAGTGATCGCCTTAATTGGCCCTTCCGGTTGTGGTAAGTCGACCTTCCTGCGTTGTTTAAACCGCATGAACGACACCATTGATATCTGTAATATCAACGGTCAAATTCTGCTCGACGGTGAAAATATCTACGACCCGAAAGTCGACGTAGTGCCTCTACGTGCCCGTGTTGGTATGGTATTCCAGAAGCCAAACCCATTCCCGAAATCTATCTATGACAACATTGCTTACGGCCCGCGTATCCACGGCCTGGCGAACTCCCGTGTTGATCTGGATGAGATTGTGGAAAAGAGCCTGCAGCGCGCTGGCTTATGGAATGAAGTAAAAGATCGTCTGCATGCCCCTGGCACCGGGTTGTCCGGTGGTCAGCAGCAGCGTCTGTGTATTGCCCGCACTATTGCGGTAGATCCTGAAGTTATTCTGATGGATGAACCATGTTCTGCACTGGATCCGATTGCAACTGCTAAAATTGAAGAGCTGATTGACGAATTGCGTGAAAACTACACCATCGCTATCGTAACTCACTCAATGCAGCAGGCAGCGCGTGTTTCTCAGCGTACGGCATACTTCCACATGGGCCAGCTGATCGAAGTGAATCCGACTGATCAGGTATTTACCACGCCGCAGCACTCATTAACAGAAGCCTATATCACAGGTCGTTTCGGATAA
- the ribA gene encoding GTP cyclohydrolase II, whose product MTIKFIASSKLPTPFGVFTMHGFEETATGKEHVALTMGNIASGEPVLARAHSECLTGDALFSMRCDCGYQLEEALRAVSEAGRGVVLYLRQEGRGIGLLNKIRAYNLQDQGADTVEANEQLGFGADMRNYSMCQPMLEELGIKTIRLMTNNPRKVKALADAGVTIEERVPLQVGRNPHNDGYLKTKASKLGHFLPKDGEESLLSHQDDEA is encoded by the coding sequence TTGACCATTAAATTCATCGCCTCATCCAAACTGCCGACACCTTTTGGTGTTTTCACCATGCATGGCTTTGAAGAGACTGCAACAGGCAAAGAACACGTGGCGCTGACTATGGGTAATATCGCAAGCGGTGAGCCGGTTCTGGCTCGTGCACATTCTGAGTGTCTGACCGGCGATGCATTATTCTCAATGCGTTGTGACTGCGGTTATCAGCTGGAAGAAGCGCTGCGTGCGGTATCCGAAGCTGGTCGTGGTGTGGTGCTATACCTGCGTCAGGAAGGTCGTGGTATCGGCCTGCTCAATAAAATCAGAGCATATAACCTGCAGGATCAGGGAGCAGATACTGTCGAAGCGAACGAACAACTGGGTTTTGGCGCCGACATGCGTAACTACTCCATGTGCCAGCCAATGTTGGAAGAACTGGGGATTAAAACCATTCGCCTGATGACCAATAATCCGCGTAAGGTGAAAGCTCTGGCAGATGCTGGCGTTACCATTGAAGAACGTGTTCCACTACAAGTCGGTCGTAATCCGCACAACGATGGTTATCTGAAAACCAAAGCCAGTAAGCTTGGTCATTTTTTACCGAAAGACGGTGAAGAATCACTGCTCAGCCACCAGGATGACGAGGCCTGA